From Ostrinia nubilalis chromosome 9, ilOstNubi1.1, whole genome shotgun sequence, one genomic window encodes:
- the LOC135074896 gene encoding ecdysone oxidase-like yields MFLDTFLENLVRIQCALSTIADGIHPTSFRYPQSESGLQDGASFDFVIVDGGTAGSVLANRLTEDPNVSILLVEIGPDPPMESNVPGLAKYVINSNLDWSYTIDEDEDAFPCLADNRYRAHQGKVLGGSSSINGMYYVRGHPENFNLWARTVNDSSWNYNNVLRYFKKSERLEDLSILRSRDGKFHGTNGYIGVTKVNNTYTEKFKGVFREMGYKFVRDINGKANIIGFSEQLITFASGLRQSTAVAFLSPIKNRPNLHILKNTLATKVVINDKTATGVVVTDNDNNTITINANKEVILSAGSVGSPQLLLLSGIGPSEQLESLDIEVIEDLPVGENLQNHHVVFLVLKLPDLDESTSVNPYAYTSSLATGHVSLNATATSPDFQVLAQVINDQGVVSDCIMFNYNDQISEHFYNKVKGHKVVYMGITDVKPKSRGVIS; encoded by the exons atgttTTTGGATACATTCTTGGAGAACTTGGTGAGAATACAATGTGCTCTGTCGACGATAGCAGATGGAATACACCCCACCAGTTTCAGATATCCACAGTCAGAATCTGGTTTACAAG ATGGAGCGTCGTTTGACTTCGTGATCGTGGACGGGGGCACGGCAGGCAGCGTGCTGGCCAACAGGCTCACGGAAGACCCCAATGTGTCAATCCTGCTGGTAGAGATTGGTCCCGACCCGCCTATGGAATCTAAT GTTCCAGGTTTGGCCAAATATGTAATAAACTCAAACCTAGATTGGAGCTACACTATAGATGAAGATGAAGACGCATTTCCATGTCTAGCCGACAACAGATACCGCGCACATCAAGGAAAAGTGTTGGGAGGCAGCAGCAGCATCAACGGAATGTATTATGTGCGGGGACATCCAGAAAATTTCAACTTATGGGCCAGAACCGTAAATGATTCGTCTTGGAACTACAATAACGTACTACGATATTTCAAAAAGAGCGAACGTCTTGAAGATCTCAGCATCCTTCGTTCTAGAGACGGAAAGTTCCACGGCACTAACGGATATATAGGGGTCACCAAAGTTAATAATACTTATACAGAAAAATTCAAAGGCGTTTTCCGGGAAATGGGATACAAGTTTGTTCGAGATATAAATGGGAAGGCCAATATTATAGGATTCAGTGAGCAACTGATAACATTTGCAAGCGGTCTTCGTCAAAGTACTGCCGTCGCATTTCTATCTCCCATCAAAAATCGCCCTAATCtacacattttaaaaaataccctCGCAACAAAGGTGGTAATAAATGATAAAACTGCAACAGGCGTTGTAGTGAccgataatgataataatactaTTACCATAAACGCAAACAAAGAAGTTATACTTTCGGCTGGATCCGTCGGTAGTCCACAGCTGCTGTTACTGTCGGGAATCGGCCCAAGCGAGCAGTTGGAGAGTTTAGATATAGAAGTAATTGAAGATCTTCCCGTTGGagaaaatttgcaaaatcatCATGTTGTATTCTTAGTACTTAAGTTACCAGATCTAGATGAGTCAACTTCTGTAAATCCTTATGCTTACACTTCTTCTTTGGCGACCGGACATGTGTCGCTGAATGCAACAGCAACATCACCTGATTTCCAAGTTCTTGCACAAGTTATCAACGATCAAGGAGTCGTTTCTGATTGCATAATGTTCAATTATAATGATCAAATCAGTGAACACTTTTATAATAAAGTGAAAGGTCATAAAGTTGTGTACATGGGAATCACAGATGTCAAACCTAAATCACGGGGGGTGATTTCATAG